TCATTCGCAAGCTGGAAAGCCTGGTCCCGGAGCTTACCGAAGCCCTGGGCCAGGCTTCTTCATTGGAAGAGTTGGAGGAGCTGCGGGTCCGATTTCTGGGCCGCAAGGGCCTCCTGGCCGAGCTGATGTCCGGGTTGACCGCGTTGTCTCCCGAGGAGCGTCCGGCCGTTGGACGGACCGCCAACCAGGTCAAGGGTGACTTGGTCGCGCTTTGGGACGGTCGCGTCGAGGCCCTCAGGGCCCAGGCCCAGGCCCGGGTTCTGGATGCTTTTGACCCGTCGGTGCCTGGCTGGCGCCCCGATCTTGGTTCGCTGCACCCCGTGACGCGGGTCATGCGCGAGGTTTGCGCCGTGTTCACGGGTCTGGGGTTCGAGGTTGTCTCCGGGCCGGAAGTGGAAAACGATTTCCATAATTTCGAGGCCCTGAATCTGCCGCCCGAGCATCCCGCCCGGGACATGCAGGACACGCTCTACATTTCCGATTCCATTCTCCTGCGCACCCATACCTCGCCCCTGCAGGTTCGGACCATGCTTTCCCGCAAGCCTCCACTCGGCGTCATCGCCCCGGGCAAGGTCTATCGTCGGGATTCGGACATCACGCACACGCCCATGTTTCATCAGATCGAAGGCCTGTTGGTCGACAGGCACGTGACCATGGCCGATCTGCGCGGCACCCTGACCGCCTTCGTGCAGACCGTGTTCGGGCATGAGACCAAGGTCCGCTTTCGGCCGAGCTTTTTCCCCTTCACGGAACCCAGCGCCGAGGTTGACATCAGTTGTGTCATCTGTGGCGGCTCGGGCAAGACCGCCACTGGCGAGGCTTGCCGCGTGTGCAAGGAAACGGGCTGGGTCGAGATTCTGGGCTGCGGCATGGTTGATCCGGCCGTGTTCGCCAAGGTGGGCTATGATCCGGACGTTTATACCGGATTCGCCTTTGGTCTGGGCGTGGAGCGCATCGCCATGCTCAAATACGGAATTGGCGATCTGCGGATGTTTTTCGAGAACGATCTGCGCTTTCTCGGGCAATTCGCCTGAGCTGTGGGAAGGTTATCATGCTTTTGAGTTTGAATTGGTTGCGGGAATTCGTGCCCTACGAGGGGACGGCGCAGGCCCTGGCGGACAGGCTGACCATGCTCGGATTGGAGGTCGAAGAGATTGCCGATCCGTTTGCGTCCCTTGAGAAAATGGTCGTCGGACATGTCGTGGAGCGGGCCGCGCATCCGAGTTCGGACCACTTGTCCGTGTGCAAGGTCGATATCGGGACTGGCGAATTTCTCGACATCGTGTGCGGCGCCCCCAACGTGGCGGCTGGGCAGACGGTGCCGGTGGCGCCCGTGGGCACGATCATGCCGAACGGCCTGGAGATCAAGAAGGCGAAGTTGCGCGGGCAGCCCTCGTGCGGCATGATTTGTTCGGAGCGGGAGCTTGGCCTGGGCGAGGGCCATGACGGGATCATGGTTCTGGACGCGGGCCTTCGGCCGGGAACGCCGCTGTGCGCGGCCCTGGGGTTGGAGCGTGTCGTGCTCGACGTGAGCATCACTCCCAATCGCGCCGACTGTCTGTCCGTGTTGGGACTGGCCAGGGAGGTCGCCGCCGCGTTCGCGTTGCCGCTGACCATGCCCGAAATATCCGTGGCCGAGTCCGGGGATCCCTTTCAGGGTTTTCGCATCGAGCCCGATCCGGCTCTTTGCCCGCTGTATCAGGCCCGCTTGATCCGTGATGTGACCATCGGTCCCAGCCCGGAGTGGCTGCGCTATCGGCTTCTGGCCGTGGGCCAGCGGCCCATCGGAAATATCGTCGATGTGACCAATTATGTCATGCTTGAATTGGGTCAGCCCTTGCATGCCTTTGATCGCGACTTGCTGCGTGGCCAGCGTATCCGTGTTGGCCTGGCCGAGGACGGCATGCGTCTGATTACCCTGGATGGCCAGGAGCGGGAGCTGACGGGTCGCGATCTGCTCATTTGGGACGACGAGCGCCCCGTGGCCCTGGCGGGAGTCATGGGCGGCGCCAACTCCGAAATCAGCGCCACTAGCTCCACGGTTTTGCTGGAAAGCGCGGTTTTCGATCCGGCCTCCATCCGCAAGACGGCCCGGCGTCTGGGTTTGTCCAGCGAGGCGTCCTTCCGCTTCGAGCGAGGCGTGGACCAGGCCGGCAACACGCTGGCCATGAACCGGGCCGCGAGTCTCATGGCCGCCCTGTCCGGGGGGGCTGTAGCCCCGGGCGTGGCCAAGGGGGAACCCAGACCCTTTCAGCGCAAGGTTATTGGTTTTTCCCCGGTCAAGGCCACGGACCTGCTCGGAC
This genomic stretch from Deltaproteobacteria bacterium harbors:
- a CDS encoding phenylalanine--tRNA ligase subunit alpha; the protein is MIRKLESLVPELTEALGQASSLEELEELRVRFLGRKGLLAELMSGLTALSPEERPAVGRTANQVKGDLVALWDGRVEALRAQAQARVLDAFDPSVPGWRPDLGSLHPVTRVMREVCAVFTGLGFEVVSGPEVENDFHNFEALNLPPEHPARDMQDTLYISDSILLRTHTSPLQVRTMLSRKPPLGVIAPGKVYRRDSDITHTPMFHQIEGLLVDRHVTMADLRGTLTAFVQTVFGHETKVRFRPSFFPFTEPSAEVDISCVICGGSGKTATGEACRVCKETGWVEILGCGMVDPAVFAKVGYDPDVYTGFAFGLGVERIAMLKYGIGDLRMFFENDLRFLGQFA
- a CDS encoding phenylalanine--tRNA ligase subunit beta, producing MLLSLNWLREFVPYEGTAQALADRLTMLGLEVEEIADPFASLEKMVVGHVVERAAHPSSDHLSVCKVDIGTGEFLDIVCGAPNVAAGQTVPVAPVGTIMPNGLEIKKAKLRGQPSCGMICSERELGLGEGHDGIMVLDAGLRPGTPLCAALGLERVVLDVSITPNRADCLSVLGLAREVAAAFALPLTMPEISVAESGDPFQGFRIEPDPALCPLYQARLIRDVTIGPSPEWLRYRLLAVGQRPIGNIVDVTNYVMLELGQPLHAFDRDLLRGQRIRVGLAEDGMRLITLDGQERELTGRDLLIWDDERPVALAGVMGGANSEISATSSTVLLESAVFDPASIRKTARRLGLSSEASFRFERGVDQAGNTLAMNRAASLMAALSGGAVAPGVAKGEPRPFQRKVIGFSPVKATDLLGQDMPVDFCRQTLTRLGCAVEDQTLPWAVTAPSFRLDLEREVDLIEEVARVYGMDRIEAVLPTVNKNLADLDKIDPTFAFLNLIKDWGKGAGLAEAVNYSFVGTADLDRCGLPREGRVFICNPLSEEMNVLRTDLVPGLLNTLRQNISQDNVRVRVFEVAHVFSQDSSSDTQTREGNRLAILLHGGRFPGRHPYPDGRLGYADIKGLVEHLLLTLHLGCGEFGRGGEHAYLTPEIVVTVRGEAVGRVGMIREALAEDYLARAEVWYADLDVDALMRLHRAAFVTFAPIPKFPVVRRDMTLIASPELAVGTILDAVLALREPLLEEVFLADVYEPRQSGERNLTFRFVYRHAEKTLKDKEVDKVNNRIGQHLSSTLPVRFS